One stretch of Chitinophaga pendula DNA includes these proteins:
- a CDS encoding galactosyltransferase-related protein, translating to MIYLSAQPDSLYMKWQLEVQLFNFKSLGIPAENIHVLIGYDPAEGLQSKFAELLQTHHDYASFFLYEDRRLDRQYYPTIRPHIIKQHFLAFPGLEDTCVFYHDADIIFREIPEFDVLCQPGDKYWYVSDTRSYINAEWIKQTGHIVLQEMCMAIDMDQRLVEQHNEHSGGAQYLMKGANYQYWNKVEVDSRKLYKHLSGQYDRYAAMYTEQTGEDVGAYKGVLPWCTDMWTVLWNAIALGHQVRIHPVLDFCWPEDDLHRWEETRILHNAGLDKEHAHEYFFKSDFKILPPYNTSLDYVRKDKCTYRYVEAIQKSKEAFKIDLSDVTFLIPVRIDSDDRWNNLKTITHYLHKYFKTNIMILEADTISKIDISMLPPTVQHIFVRDEQFWFHRTKYNNEMIRRCSTPFIALYDTDVIIDYHQLTEATSLLRSAAYQIVSPYDGAFVRVNEKDQKELFMKQLDIRIINNENAAHRVKFHKSWGGAILLNKQAFIESGMENEAFYKWGPEDMERIRRMEILGYSFTRVKGPLFHIDHVIMHNSEYSSYDDYYELMQLQLNIINMDAKQLKEHVGSWS from the coding sequence ATGATATACTTATCAGCACAGCCGGATAGCCTCTACATGAAATGGCAGCTGGAGGTACAGCTTTTCAACTTCAAGTCCCTGGGCATTCCAGCGGAAAATATACACGTGCTCATTGGTTACGATCCGGCAGAAGGATTGCAGTCCAAATTTGCAGAACTACTGCAAACACATCACGATTACGCATCTTTTTTCCTTTATGAAGATCGTCGCTTAGATCGCCAGTATTATCCTACTATACGTCCGCATATCATCAAACAGCATTTCCTGGCTTTTCCCGGCCTGGAAGATACCTGTGTTTTTTATCACGATGCTGATATCATATTTCGGGAAATACCTGAGTTCGATGTACTATGCCAACCGGGAGATAAATATTGGTATGTCTCCGATACCCGCTCTTATATCAACGCCGAGTGGATCAAACAAACCGGCCATATCGTACTGCAGGAAATGTGTATGGCAATAGATATGGACCAGCGCCTGGTCGAACAACATAACGAACATTCTGGTGGCGCCCAGTATCTCATGAAAGGAGCTAACTATCAATATTGGAATAAAGTAGAAGTGGATTCCCGGAAACTATATAAGCACCTATCCGGACAATACGACCGGTATGCAGCAATGTATACGGAGCAGACAGGAGAAGACGTAGGGGCGTACAAAGGAGTGCTACCCTGGTGCACCGATATGTGGACGGTTCTGTGGAATGCCATCGCGCTGGGACACCAGGTAAGGATACATCCCGTATTGGACTTCTGCTGGCCGGAAGACGACCTGCATCGTTGGGAAGAAACCCGGATATTGCATAATGCCGGCCTGGACAAAGAACATGCACATGAATATTTCTTTAAAAGCGATTTTAAAATACTACCACCGTATAATACCTCACTGGACTATGTCCGCAAAGACAAATGCACTTACAGATATGTAGAAGCCATACAGAAAAGTAAAGAAGCCTTTAAGATCGACCTGTCCGATGTCACTTTCCTGATCCCCGTGAGGATTGATTCCGACGATCGTTGGAATAATCTGAAAACAATCACCCACTATCTGCATAAATATTTCAAGACAAACATTATGATTTTGGAGGCAGATACTATCTCCAAAATAGATATTTCAATGCTGCCCCCTACCGTACAACACATATTTGTGAGGGATGAACAGTTCTGGTTCCATCGTACCAAGTATAATAATGAAATGATCCGGAGATGTAGTACCCCCTTTATCGCATTGTACGATACAGATGTAATCATAGACTATCATCAGCTCACCGAGGCAACATCGCTATTAAGGAGCGCCGCTTATCAGATTGTTTCTCCCTACGATGGCGCCTTCGTACGTGTAAACGAAAAAGACCAGAAGGAACTGTTCATGAAACAGCTGGACATAAGGATCATTAATAACGAGAATGCCGCCCACCGCGTAAAGTTTCATAAATCATGGGGAGGTGCTATCCTTCTCAACAAACAGGCATTCATAGAGAGTGGAATGGAAAACGAGGCATTCTATAAGTGGGGGCCGGAAGATATGGAACGTATAAGACGTATGGAGATCCTGGGATATAGCTTTACACGTGTCAAGGGACCACTCTTTCATATCGATCACGTGATCATGCACAATTCCGAATATTCTTCCTATGACGACTACTACGAATTGATGCAGTTGCAACTGAACATCATTAACATGGACGCTAAACAATTGAAAGAACATGTCGGAAGCTGGAGTTAA
- a CDS encoding beta-1,6-N-acetylglucosaminyltransferase codes for MKIAYLITAYRDFDHLTRLIDNIQGADIDIFIHIDRKCHYTLPDDLQQKLINRIHLLEDRFLVSWGGFNLTLAFIALMNACREHAHYDWILLISGQDFPIAGNDEIKAFLARHHGQEFLAHHPLPFEGWYHSNGGLDRFQYEWPIDEIGFVAAQKMAEQQQATGIRRAFPLQLAPYGGSCWLTISYGLMDYICSYIEVNFSWIYPFFRTVLLADEILIHSIIMNSPYSTRVVNNDLRYIDWHTGPDFPRILTIDDVDSIVNSGCLFARKFDSHIDNIVINQLEQRRRRIILNKI; via the coding sequence ATGAAAATAGCGTACCTGATCACAGCATATCGCGATTTTGATCATCTCACCCGGCTGATCGATAACATACAGGGTGCCGATATAGATATATTCATACATATAGACCGCAAATGTCATTACACATTGCCGGATGACCTGCAACAAAAACTCATTAATCGTATACATCTGCTGGAAGATCGTTTCCTGGTAAGCTGGGGAGGATTCAACCTGACCCTTGCTTTTATCGCCTTAATGAACGCCTGCCGGGAACATGCCCATTATGATTGGATACTCCTGATCAGCGGTCAAGACTTTCCCATCGCCGGCAACGACGAAATAAAGGCATTCCTCGCCAGACACCATGGACAGGAATTCCTGGCCCATCACCCCTTGCCATTCGAAGGCTGGTATCATAGCAATGGTGGCCTCGATCGTTTCCAATATGAATGGCCGATCGACGAGATCGGATTTGTCGCGGCCCAAAAAATGGCAGAACAACAGCAGGCAACAGGTATACGAAGAGCGTTCCCGTTGCAACTGGCTCCCTATGGTGGCAGTTGCTGGCTCACGATCTCCTACGGCCTGATGGACTATATATGTAGCTACATAGAAGTAAACTTTTCCTGGATCTATCCATTCTTCAGAACTGTATTATTGGCTGACGAAATATTAATTCATTCCATCATCATGAATTCCCCTTATAGCACAAGGGTGGTAAACAACGACCTGCGTTATATTGACTGGCATACAGGGCCGGACTTTCCCCGCATTTTGACCATAGATGATGTCGATAGCATCGTAAATTCCGGCTGCCTGTTTGCCAGAAAATTTGATAGTCATATTGATAACATAGTCATCAACCAGCTCGAACAGCGCCGCCGCCGAATCATCCTAAATAAAATCTGA
- a CDS encoding peptidase domain-containing ABC transporter yields the protein MFYKKKIAFQRQYDAMDCGSTCLSMIARYYGRSYALEHLRKLSYIGKEGVNLLNLSHAAEKIGFRTFRAKLNARSLADDCPLPCILHWNQNHFVVLYEIKRDLFDHSRVRYRIADPAHGIVTVEENTFLNAWASTADEKGMALLLEPTPEFYQQQEVKPEKGFFFIFKYLTPHRQYITQLFIGMLAASMISLAFPFLTQLLIDHGVQANNLNLIYLILISQLFLFTGSMAIDILQSWLLLHVNIRINLNIISDFLIKLMRLPIKYFDTKAIGDVLQRINDHHRIETFLTGITLSTLFSFINIIVFSIILAYYSLFILTLFFTFSTLGVVWIFLFQKKRKQLDYKRFASNKENQDRLVEMITGMQEIKLYGSEKSKRWGWEQLQVKLFKLNIRSLALEQYQKSGYVFLNQLKNILISFIAARAVMQGDLSLGVLLSISYIIGQTNGPLEQLVAFVQAAQDAKISIDRMNEIHAKEEEEERALAAQSLPEQLPALLLDNKGVLTLADTLQDRQDIILENVSFQYEGPHSPYVLKDVTLKIPQGKITAIVGDSGSGKTTLMKLLLGYYLPTDGHIWVGNRPLHTISPKYWRTCCGTVMQDGYIFSDTIANNIALDGEEIDDTRMQLAVETANIRTFIESRPLGYTTRIGNNGTGISGGQRQRIFIARAVYKDPHYLFMDEATSSLDANNERLIMNNLDAFFGGKTVVIIAHRLSTVKNADQIIVLHNGAIAEQGNHQTLTQQRGFYYELVKNQLELGD from the coding sequence GTGTTCTATAAAAAGAAAATAGCCTTTCAACGTCAGTACGACGCCATGGACTGCGGGTCTACCTGCCTGAGCATGATCGCCAGATATTATGGCCGGTCATATGCCCTCGAACACCTGCGTAAATTGTCGTACATCGGCAAGGAAGGAGTGAACCTCCTTAATCTAAGCCACGCCGCTGAAAAGATAGGATTCAGGACCTTCCGCGCCAAACTGAATGCCCGCTCTCTGGCCGACGATTGCCCCTTGCCTTGTATCCTGCACTGGAATCAAAATCATTTTGTAGTGCTGTACGAGATCAAGCGCGATCTATTCGATCATAGCCGCGTCAGATATCGTATCGCCGACCCCGCTCACGGCATTGTAACAGTTGAAGAAAATACCTTCCTCAACGCCTGGGCCAGTACCGCTGACGAAAAGGGTATGGCACTACTCCTTGAACCAACCCCTGAATTCTATCAACAACAGGAAGTAAAACCCGAAAAAGGATTTTTCTTCATATTTAAATACCTGACCCCGCACAGGCAGTATATCACCCAGCTGTTTATCGGGATGCTCGCAGCCAGTATGATATCATTGGCATTTCCTTTCCTGACGCAACTCCTGATAGATCACGGCGTTCAGGCAAATAACCTTAACCTGATATACCTCATACTTATATCCCAACTATTCCTGTTTACTGGCAGCATGGCCATCGATATCCTGCAAAGCTGGCTGCTACTACATGTTAACATACGCATCAACCTGAATATTATATCAGATTTTCTTATTAAACTGATGCGCCTGCCAATTAAATATTTTGATACTAAAGCCATTGGAGACGTATTACAACGTATCAACGATCATCACCGCATAGAGACATTCCTTACAGGGATAACGTTAAGCACCCTGTTTTCATTTATAAACATCATCGTCTTTTCAATCATACTCGCATATTACAGCCTATTTATCCTCACCTTGTTTTTTACCTTCAGCACATTGGGGGTAGTCTGGATCTTCCTTTTTCAGAAAAAAAGAAAGCAGCTGGATTATAAAAGATTCGCCAGCAATAAAGAAAACCAGGACCGCCTGGTTGAGATGATCACAGGCATGCAGGAGATAAAACTGTATGGTAGTGAAAAAAGCAAACGATGGGGCTGGGAGCAACTGCAGGTGAAACTATTTAAACTCAACATTCGCAGCCTCGCATTGGAACAGTACCAGAAATCCGGATATGTTTTTCTCAACCAACTGAAAAATATATTGATCTCTTTTATCGCCGCCCGCGCAGTCATGCAGGGCGACTTGTCCCTGGGCGTACTACTGAGCATTTCCTATATCATAGGGCAGACCAATGGTCCGTTAGAACAACTGGTCGCCTTCGTACAGGCCGCACAGGATGCAAAAATCAGCATCGACAGGATGAACGAGATCCACGCCAAAGAAGAAGAGGAAGAAAGAGCTCTCGCCGCACAAAGTTTACCGGAACAGCTACCGGCCCTTTTACTGGACAATAAGGGAGTATTGACATTAGCAGATACGTTACAAGACCGCCAGGATATCATATTGGAAAATGTCTCTTTTCAATATGAAGGACCACATTCTCCCTATGTACTAAAAGACGTGACCTTGAAGATACCACAGGGTAAGATCACTGCCATCGTAGGCGATAGTGGAAGTGGAAAAACCACCTTGATGAAATTACTCTTGGGATATTACCTCCCTACAGATGGGCATATCTGGGTGGGGAACCGGCCATTGCATACCATATCCCCTAAATACTGGAGAACATGTTGCGGCACTGTCATGCAAGATGGATACATATTTTCTGACACCATCGCCAACAATATCGCGCTGGACGGAGAAGAAATAGATGATACCAGGATGCAACTGGCCGTAGAAACAGCCAACATCCGAACTTTCATCGAAAGCCGGCCACTGGGATACACCACGCGCATCGGGAATAATGGCACAGGTATCAGCGGGGGACAGCGCCAACGTATATTCATTGCCAGAGCAGTATACAAAGATCCACACTACCTGTTCATGGACGAAGCCACCAGTAGCCTGGATGCCAACAATGAACGCCTCATCATGAACAACCTCGATGCCTTCTTCGGAGGTAAGACCGTAGTGATCATCGCTCATAGACTCAGCACAGTAAAAAATGCTGACCAGATAATCGTCCTGCACAATGGCGCCATCGCAGAGCAGGGCAATCACCAGACACTCACACAACAAAGAGGATTTTATTACGAGCTGGTAAAAAATCAGCTGGAACTGGGAGATTAA
- a CDS encoding radical SAM/SPASM domain-containing protein: protein MDKHKKSFYLVQSRVLDEANPEPQQVIFATRTASIMVIRSEYLQYMEQNAFEQIPADILSDLVAIEAIVPEEQDELSYILQDNQQEVEKDDTLDIVIQPGASCQLGCHYCGQKHSNHYMSKPLQQKMIDRIIGKLKENNMKELSITWYGAEPLMAVRQIREMSAPLLEYTTAMGIRYSANMVTNGLSLKENIFREMVEQWKVTNFQITLDGVAAYHDKNRYTKQNKPTFDIIFNNILNIVNAPYYRACGGRLMIRCNVDKNNEPGLQEFIALMAEHKLQEKVGFYVIPVHNWGDNHAGDEVGVDKSGFAMAEIDWLLQLMRYGFQVDILPERSKIVCSAVKKHSEVYDAFGTVSTCWEVPYTPLYTNTAYEIGHLSLPFTEDVSKTPMRAWNTDLKEGKTWCAKCNLLPVCGGSCPIHWEHGIPACPSFKFNIEDRLILAWLEDRHQRKVKVLQHQQAEN from the coding sequence ATGGACAAGCATAAAAAATCGTTCTACCTGGTACAATCCCGCGTACTCGACGAGGCCAACCCCGAACCCCAACAGGTAATATTTGCTACACGAACAGCTAGCATTATGGTCATCCGCAGCGAATACCTACAATATATGGAACAAAATGCCTTCGAACAGATACCGGCAGATATACTCAGCGATCTCGTTGCCATAGAAGCCATAGTGCCGGAAGAGCAGGACGAACTGTCCTATATATTGCAAGACAATCAGCAGGAGGTGGAAAAGGACGATACGCTGGACATAGTGATACAACCTGGAGCATCCTGTCAGCTGGGCTGCCATTACTGCGGTCAGAAACATAGCAACCATTACATGAGTAAGCCCCTGCAACAAAAAATGATCGACCGCATAATAGGTAAACTCAAAGAAAACAATATGAAGGAATTATCCATCACCTGGTATGGAGCAGAACCTTTAATGGCCGTCAGACAAATACGTGAAATGAGCGCTCCCTTACTGGAATATACTACTGCAATGGGCATCCGGTACTCCGCAAATATGGTCACCAATGGCCTCAGCCTCAAAGAAAACATATTCCGGGAAATGGTCGAACAATGGAAGGTCACCAATTTCCAGATCACCCTCGATGGTGTAGCCGCCTATCATGACAAAAACCGTTACACTAAACAAAACAAACCTACGTTCGATATCATCTTTAATAATATATTGAATATCGTCAACGCACCTTACTACAGGGCCTGCGGCGGTAGGCTCATGATCCGATGCAACGTGGATAAAAATAATGAACCCGGACTACAGGAATTTATCGCCCTCATGGCCGAACATAAACTACAAGAGAAAGTCGGATTTTATGTCATCCCTGTTCACAATTGGGGCGATAACCACGCTGGAGATGAAGTCGGAGTAGATAAAAGCGGATTCGCCATGGCCGAAATCGACTGGCTCCTGCAATTAATGCGATATGGATTTCAGGTAGATATCCTGCCAGAAAGATCAAAGATCGTTTGCAGCGCCGTAAAAAAACATTCAGAAGTATACGATGCGTTCGGTACCGTCTCGACCTGCTGGGAAGTACCTTATACACCACTATATACTAACACCGCTTACGAAATAGGCCATCTCAGCCTGCCATTTACAGAAGATGTAAGCAAAACACCTATGCGCGCCTGGAACACCGATCTTAAAGAAGGAAAAACATGGTGCGCAAAATGTAACCTGCTACCTGTATGCGGTGGTAGCTGCCCCATCCATTGGGAACATGGCATCCCCGCCTGCCCTTCCTTCAAATTCAATATCGAAGATCGTTTGATCTTAGCGTGGCTGGAAGATCGTCACCAAAGAAAAGTAAAAGTACTTCAGCATCAACAAGCGGAAAACTAA
- a CDS encoding outer membrane beta-barrel family protein → MPEMLIRYVILCLIFLLPVNISAQQHTSAPIPSATTGRVDTIGTYVLSGKIVDKEGKTIPDASLLLFRLADSTLLKTAISNTNGAFQFPDLKNETLLLKISHLAYKDTVMTIHHISNAQYLRIILDTQRSTELNGVTVTSRKPLIERKIDRTVLNVENSVSLAGSSALDALKKAPGVRVSGETSIDIIGKSNVQVMINNRLIQVSAADLMNILKAMPASDLDRIEVITNPPAQYDAAGNAGLINIVTKKNRVAGASGSIQGTYRQAVFPSFDGGGTFNYLQGKWSMMATANAGKQLNYGVGGNDISYPTARWKNEADHVTSSRQFNGSLSIDRELNSRQLIGIKYTATNGWTTTTSGTDTRIFNAGKSSPDSLIATNNYTPVDTRSQDVNFYFEHKFDSTGKRLTAAADYFFYDKGLDQTFTSYNYFPQGVKTGDSSLARSRAGQIIQVYTGQIDVVLPFKWMEMSFGGKATFIDNSSYTDYYQVANGNAYYDSSRSNAFDYTEKTQALYFSTSKRWNKWEFQAGLRGEFTQTKGMSVTYQQTTNNSYFRLFPTLYMLYRQQEDQVYGFSYGRRISRPGYARLNPFRWYASPFSYVEGNPFLQPAYSNNFELKYDYKDLLSSQLYLNIRNNGFDQIGIPDPITKITGVVQRNFLQGYSYGIIESLNLMPVDWLESYNQVQVYHNLTLSSDPNTQSSIGGWSAYLSSDNTITCNKQGTLLANVSCWYQFPEVDGVDRVGAYYSLDLSARILMFRKRFTVAVQATDLLKTNKVVIHSWTNGMPQVYDSYPGNRTIRVSMAYRFGNKGKTRKQHESNTEEKNRTN, encoded by the coding sequence ATGCCCGAAATGTTGATACGATATGTTATTTTATGTTTGATCTTTTTACTACCTGTGAACATTTCGGCACAGCAACATACCTCCGCGCCCATACCTTCTGCTACAACTGGTCGGGTCGATACAATAGGTACGTATGTATTGTCAGGGAAAATAGTCGATAAGGAAGGCAAAACGATACCAGATGCCTCTCTCTTACTTTTTCGTCTAGCAGACAGCACCCTCCTAAAAACAGCAATAAGTAATACGAATGGCGCTTTCCAATTCCCTGACCTGAAAAATGAAACATTGCTGCTAAAAATATCACACCTGGCCTATAAAGATACCGTAATGACTATCCATCACATCAGTAATGCCCAATACCTGCGTATCATATTAGATACACAACGATCTACTGAACTGAACGGTGTTACTGTTACCAGCCGTAAGCCTTTGATAGAAAGAAAAATAGATCGTACCGTCCTCAACGTTGAAAACAGCGTCTCGCTTGCAGGTAGCAGTGCTTTGGATGCATTGAAAAAAGCGCCTGGTGTGAGAGTAAGTGGAGAAACGAGTATTGATATTATAGGAAAAAGTAACGTACAGGTCATGATTAATAACCGGTTGATACAGGTGTCGGCAGCGGACCTGATGAACATCCTGAAAGCTATGCCGGCAAGTGACCTGGACAGGATAGAAGTGATAACGAATCCTCCTGCACAATATGATGCAGCCGGCAATGCGGGGTTGATCAACATCGTGACAAAAAAGAACCGCGTGGCTGGTGCAAGTGGCAGTATACAGGGTACCTACAGGCAAGCAGTATTCCCTTCTTTCGATGGTGGAGGCACATTTAATTATCTGCAAGGTAAATGGTCTATGATGGCTACTGCCAATGCTGGCAAACAATTAAATTACGGAGTAGGTGGAAATGACATATCCTATCCCACAGCAAGATGGAAGAATGAGGCAGATCATGTTACATCCTCTCGGCAATTCAATGGCTCCCTGTCTATAGATCGTGAGTTGAACAGTAGACAGCTGATAGGGATTAAGTATACCGCCACCAATGGATGGACCACGACAACGTCCGGTACAGATACCAGGATATTTAATGCAGGCAAATCGTCACCGGATTCACTTATAGCTACCAATAACTACACCCCGGTAGATACCCGGAGCCAAGATGTCAATTTCTACTTCGAACATAAATTTGATTCAACCGGAAAAAGACTGACAGCAGCAGCCGATTACTTTTTCTACGATAAAGGGCTTGATCAGACATTCACCAGCTACAATTACTTCCCGCAGGGAGTGAAGACCGGCGACTCTTCACTGGCACGTAGCCGTGCCGGACAGATTATACAGGTCTACACCGGACAGATAGACGTGGTACTACCCTTCAAGTGGATGGAAATGTCATTCGGCGGCAAAGCTACCTTTATCGACAATAGTAGCTATACGGACTATTATCAGGTGGCCAATGGCAACGCATACTACGACTCTTCCCGAAGTAATGCATTTGACTATACAGAAAAAACACAGGCACTATATTTCAGCACCAGCAAACGCTGGAACAAATGGGAATTTCAGGCTGGATTACGGGGAGAATTTACACAGACCAAAGGAATGTCCGTTACCTACCAGCAAACGACTAACAATAGCTATTTCAGGCTGTTTCCGACATTGTATATGCTGTACAGACAGCAGGAAGATCAGGTGTACGGCTTTTCTTATGGTCGCCGCATCAGCCGTCCCGGATATGCTAGGCTCAACCCTTTCCGCTGGTATGCAAGCCCCTTTTCATATGTAGAAGGTAATCCCTTCCTGCAGCCTGCTTATAGCAACAACTTTGAGCTGAAATATGATTATAAAGACCTGCTATCCTCACAACTGTACCTCAATATCCGGAACAACGGCTTTGACCAGATAGGGATACCAGATCCGATTACAAAGATTACAGGTGTTGTACAGCGGAATTTCCTCCAGGGATATAGTTACGGTATAATCGAATCCCTGAACCTGATGCCTGTAGATTGGTTGGAAAGCTATAACCAGGTGCAGGTATATCATAACCTTACCTTATCCTCAGATCCCAATACACAGTCCAGTATCGGTGGTTGGAGTGCATACCTGTCTTCAGACAACACGATTACGTGTAACAAACAAGGAACACTATTAGCCAATGTCAGCTGTTGGTATCAGTTCCCCGAAGTAGATGGCGTCGATAGGGTAGGGGCCTACTACAGCCTCGACCTGAGTGCAAGAATACTAATGTTCCGGAAACGGTTTACAGTGGCAGTACAGGCAACAGACTTGCTCAAAACGAATAAAGTCGTCATCCATAGCTGGACCAATGGAATGCCCCAGGTCTATGACAGCTACCCAGGCAATCGCACCATTAGAGTATCAATGGCGTATCGCTTCGGAAACAAAGGCAAAACGAGGAAGCAACACGAAAGTAATACAGAAGAAAAAAACAGGACCAACTGA
- a CDS encoding LytR/AlgR family response regulator transcription factor, whose protein sequence is MSKIKCIIVEDEPLAAKVLSDYIAAVPFLELLKVCKDAILAAEFLRQESIDLMFLDIHLPKLKGMAFLKTLADPPAVIITTAYHQYAVEGFNLNVTDYLLKPIEFERFLTAVNKIRIGQEKTTNEAKDFIFVNVQKKKVRIPFSEILYIESQREYIKIVTTKDTYISKMSTNEIEERLPVVAFKRVHRSFIVAVNKIESYTAEIIELNGITIPIGRGYKDVIDGL, encoded by the coding sequence ATGTCCAAAATTAAATGTATCATAGTAGAAGATGAACCATTGGCCGCAAAAGTGCTAAGCGACTATATAGCAGCAGTTCCTTTCCTGGAACTGCTGAAAGTATGTAAAGATGCCATACTAGCAGCCGAATTCCTCCGACAGGAAAGTATAGATCTCATGTTCCTGGATATACATTTGCCCAAGTTGAAAGGCATGGCTTTCTTAAAGACCCTGGCAGATCCACCGGCAGTAATCATTACTACCGCATACCATCAATATGCGGTAGAAGGCTTCAATCTGAATGTAACAGACTATCTGTTGAAACCAATCGAGTTTGAAAGGTTTTTAACAGCTGTCAATAAAATAAGAATAGGGCAGGAGAAAACAACAAACGAAGCAAAGGATTTTATCTTTGTAAACGTACAGAAGAAAAAAGTGCGTATACCATTCTCAGAAATACTATACATCGAAAGCCAAAGGGAATACATCAAGATCGTTACCACAAAAGATACATACATCTCTAAAATGAGTACGAACGAGATCGAAGAAAGACTGCCCGTGGTTGCTTTTAAACGCGTACACCGGTCATTTATCGTTGCCGTAAATAAAATCGAATCTTACACAGCAGAGATCATAGAACTGAACGGGATCACTATTCCAATAGGAAGAGGATACAAAGATGTCATCGATGGCCTATAG
- a CDS encoding sensor histidine kinase, with the protein MKRFSDIRRFQLYVWLIPAFFILNLLGNIVEGKDNLPLRSVNECWLAVYLSVTNYRLLEYTVPKLNWKKPFYGIAILLCYAFAYSLGFYIWRLVGISIHIFTPLGTPVPIQEKIGDLTGYSIGALLFFVIVRHVFNYIKLKQSTQQLRIERQQAELNFLKAQTNPHFLFNTLNNIYALSREKSDLAPESILRLSKILRHMLYDTSGPYIAVEQDLKIIEDYIALEKLRYDESLHVNYNYDLEDVKQSLPPLLLIPLVENAFKHGVSETREMPFIDIHLTIKNRQLLFVVKNSTGDAASDTEIKGNIGLSNLRRQLELLYTDYSLEVQQKEFVFTAIMKINLASHVQN; encoded by the coding sequence ATGAAAAGATTTTCAGACATAAGACGGTTTCAGTTATATGTATGGCTAATACCCGCCTTTTTTATACTAAACCTGCTGGGCAATATCGTTGAAGGCAAGGATAACCTGCCCCTGAGATCAGTAAACGAATGCTGGCTGGCTGTTTATTTATCAGTGACCAACTACCGATTACTGGAATATACTGTACCTAAGCTGAATTGGAAGAAGCCATTTTATGGTATAGCCATATTATTATGTTATGCCTTTGCCTATTCATTAGGTTTCTACATCTGGAGATTGGTAGGCATCAGCATACACATCTTTACCCCGTTGGGCACACCTGTACCTATACAAGAGAAAATAGGCGACCTAACCGGGTACAGTATAGGAGCCCTCTTATTTTTTGTCATCGTCAGACATGTTTTTAACTATATAAAACTGAAACAGTCGACACAACAACTGCGTATCGAAAGGCAACAGGCAGAATTGAATTTCCTGAAAGCACAGACCAACCCGCATTTCCTGTTTAATACCCTCAATAATATTTATGCACTGTCCAGGGAAAAATCAGATTTGGCACCCGAGTCTATCTTGCGCCTGTCCAAAATACTACGGCATATGCTGTATGATACAAGCGGCCCTTACATCGCTGTCGAACAAGATCTTAAGATCATAGAAGATTATATCGCATTGGAGAAACTTCGGTATGATGAGTCTCTCCACGTTAATTACAATTACGACCTCGAGGATGTTAAACAATCTCTGCCACCCTTACTACTGATTCCACTGGTCGAAAATGCATTTAAACATGGCGTATCCGAAACCAGGGAAATGCCTTTCATAGATATCCATCTGACTATAAAGAATCGGCAGCTGCTTTTTGTCGTAAAGAACTCGACCGGGGATGCTGCCAGCGATACGGAAATAAAAGGCAATATCGGACTCTCCAACCTTAGGCGACAGCTGGAACTATTGTATACTGACTACAGCCTGGAGGTGCAACAAAAAGAGTTTGTATTTACAGCCATCATGAAAATTAATCTCGCAAGCCATGTCCAAAATTAA